In the genome of Magnolia sinica isolate HGM2019 chromosome 2, MsV1, whole genome shotgun sequence, one region contains:
- the LOC131236792 gene encoding uncharacterized protein LOC131236792 isoform X2 — protein MQAARSAVFSSKSYAARFPASESVSIEISNAVHGSNIQWRGRSFAASVPSDSSKPQRGQKRLSKDERRAMLESFVDKYRAMNAGKFPSVSLARKHVGGGYYAIREILQKMVYEYNKSPVSKKIETVVGKTEKAILPHLDAKEESQVSTEINKVSGSMTTAGSTSCDLISGMKENTSIEIVKSTKMAKEEPQITIQVKKALNEVALNLVATVSSPLDESLGRGAETVGIKGRKPNTRLAMGIDREVCDQKFDNERAEDNIGDVAGDLASTPIASTKKQPTACSEASSIQDSSTHTISAGSGIEVVQPLEEVESSRKDETASKVLDGLKGESVLKGGQEGHESEKSQRETSKRVHSEEPPPERSTVWGGLKSLADGFINFWRKL, from the exons TACATGGATCAAATATACAGTGGCGTGGAAGATCCTTTGCTGCCTCAGTACCTTCTGATTCATCTAAACCCCAAAGAGGTCAGAAGAGATTATCAAAAGACGAACGGCGTGCTATGCTGGAATCCTTTGTTGACAA GTACAGAGCCATGAATGCAGGGAAATTCCCTTCTGTTTCCCTTGCTAGGAAACATGTTGGTGGGGGTTATTATGCCATTAGAGAGATCCTTCAGAAAATGGTATATGAATATAACAAGTCACCTGTAAGCAAGAAAATTGAAACTGTAGTGGGAAAGACAGAGAAAGCAATTCTTCCTCATCTTGATGCAAAGGAAGAGTCACaagtttctactgaaatcaaCAAGGTCTCAGGTTCTATGACAACTGCAGGTTCCACTTCTTGTGATCTGATCTCGGGCATGAAGGAGAACACCAGCATCGAAATTGTTAAAAGCACTAAAATGGCCAAGGAAGAGCCCCAGATTACTATTCAGGTCAAAAAGGCCTTGAATGAAGTGGCCTTAAATCTTGTCGCAACAGTAAGTAGCCCCTTGGATGAGTCGCTTGGAAGAGGTGCAGAAACTGTTGGCATCAAAGGCCGGAAACCTAATACTCGGCTGGCTATGGGAATAGACAGGGAGGTTTGCGATCAGAAATTTGATAATGAACGCGCAGAGGATAATATTGGGGATGTTGCTGGAGATCTGGCGTCTACCCCGATTGCTAGTACTAAAAAACAACCTACTGCTTGTTCAGAAGCCTCCAGCATACAAGATTCTTCT ACCCACACTATTTCTGCTGGAAGTGGAATTGAAGTTGTACAACCACTTGAAGAAGTAGAAAGTAGTAGAAAAGATGAAACTGCTTCTAAAGTTTTGGATGGTTTGAAGGGAGAATCTGTGCTGAAAGGTGGGCAAGAAGGTCATGAATCAGAGAAGTCTCAAAG AGAGACCTCTAAACGGGTGCATTCTGAAGAACCACCGCCCGAAAGATCGACAGTGTGGGGAGGCCTGAAGTCTCTTGCAGATGGATTCATCAACTTCTGGAGAAAACTGTAA